The following proteins are co-located in the Desulfobacterales bacterium genome:
- a CDS encoding type II toxin-antitoxin system death-on-curing family toxin, which yields MTYRWILLATVLAIHDRQIDDHGGLPGIRDYGLIESAVNRPQTVALYAENRFDVFDLAAAYGYALIQNHGFYDGNKRTAYTVTRLFLELNGYRMTAPPAERVITFLKCAQGEIKEPDLAEWLRQNTLKNKADV from the coding sequence ATGACTTATCGGTGGATTCTGCTCGCAACGGTTTTAGCCATCCACGACCGTCAGATTGACGATCACGGCGGCTTGCCCGGCATCCGGGATTATGGCCTGATTGAGAGCGCTGTCAATCGGCCGCAAACAGTCGCCCTTTATGCTGAAAATCGGTTCGATGTTTTTGATCTGGCTGCCGCTTATGGATATGCGCTTATCCAGAACCATGGGTTTTATGACGGCAACAAACGAACGGCTTATACCGTCACCCGCCTTTTTTTAGAGTTAAACGGATATCGGATGACCGCCCCGCCGGCTGAAAGGGTGATTACATTTTTGAAATGCGCCCAAGGGGAAATTAAAGAGCCGGATCTGGCTGAATGGCTGCGTCAAAACACTCTTAAGAATAAAGCGGATGTCTGA
- a CDS encoding YkgJ family cysteine cluster protein, whose translation MSARDQTFLTPEEAIRAIRADFTQYPPQTRLFLELSPMILGPEVPVIADPHQDSVWIAVPTRRKRRMRKISFRELGAYLCHTLEMVPPETSRLVRLCEYVFETPATAGKDQTDGRAGIWLETGMKNFECRQCGRCCRRLDYRFELTDADYQLWVDQGRTDILEWVGAFRRNGRIVTYAIWIELGTRRYAPICPWLKKIPGTDRWECSIHDVKPEVCREYPATRKHAQITGCGTFKT comes from the coding sequence GTGTCCGCCCGAGACCAAACATTTTTAACCCCGGAAGAGGCGATAAGGGCCATCCGAGCCGATTTCACCCAGTACCCGCCGCAAACCCGCCTCTTTCTCGAATTAAGCCCCATGATCCTGGGACCGGAAGTCCCGGTCATTGCGGATCCGCATCAAGACAGCGTATGGATCGCTGTTCCAACCCGTCGCAAACGGCGGATGCGAAAAATCAGCTTCCGGGAGCTGGGTGCCTATCTTTGCCACACCTTGGAAATGGTGCCCCCTGAGACTTCGCGGCTCGTGCGGTTGTGTGAATATGTCTTCGAGACGCCGGCAACGGCCGGAAAAGACCAGACTGACGGGCGGGCGGGCATCTGGCTTGAGACCGGCATGAAGAATTTTGAATGCCGGCAATGCGGCCGCTGCTGCCGGAGACTGGACTACCGGTTTGAACTCACCGATGCCGACTACCAGCTATGGGTGGATCAAGGCCGGACCGATATTCTGGAATGGGTGGGTGCATTCCGCAGAAACGGCCGAATTGTTACCTATGCCATATGGATTGAGCTTGGCACGCGCAGATATGCGCCAATCTGTCCCTGGCTTAAAAAAATTCCGGGCACGGACCGCTGGGAATGCAGCATCCATGACGTAAAACCCGAAGTCTGCCGGGAATATCCCGCGACCCGGAAGCATGCTCAAATTACCGGGTGCGGGACATTCAAAACCTAA
- a CDS encoding amino acid permease, with protein sequence MSSQAKTASKTQTDGTLGTFAGVFTPSVLTILGIILFLRLGYVVGNAGLGLALVIIALANAISVLTSVSLAAIATNMKVKGGGDYYLISRTLGLEFGGAIGIVLFLAQSVSIAFYSIGFGEVLAALVPFSMPGLSQMIAAAAVLLLFIFAWLGADWAARFQFIVMAILAAAILSFFVGGALRWDTAMLVKNFSAPADTQPFWIIFAIFFPAVTGFTQGVSMSGDLKDPGKSLPNGTFAAVGVSIVIYFVAAVVFAASLPGDILATDYHAMKRVAAIDALVLAGVISATLSSGMASFMGAPRILQSLSADRIFPFLLPFAKGVGSTNNPRRGVLLAGGIALFTIALGNLNLIAPIVSMFFLISYGLLNYATYFEARAASPSFRPKFRFYDKRLSLAGGLACLGAMLAIDITAGIVALALLFAVFQYIRRTAGPARWADSRRSYRFQQIRQHLLEAAEAPEHPRDWRPNLLVFSDDSDRRKPLLRFADWLQGESGFATVVRILQGEGGKMRKPKADASEELVKDIHAVEADMFPLVVNGPNIRLALQSLVQSYGIGPLKANTMMTNWIGRSDNAPSEYRSKRFGIYLSTAFRQGFNILLFSAGKDAWQRLQEMPAEKRRIDVWWRGDATSRLMILFAYMVCQNKSWSGTKIRVLDVSADVFVSGRTVADLEKTLSEIRITGEPEIVASANADAVAAYSEDAALVFLPFRLIQEEPKDPFGNDLSGLLSRLPVTVAVLAAKDVDLSAEPEAGQAGEIAEAMDKLDDAHKKEKAAEKEAEKASRDAEAAITAWQQAIEERESEETIRQLNQEVMNAKNRAVQAGREAAKLAARVEDLTRMARQIGADIPEEKEKEESVD encoded by the coding sequence ATGAGCAGCCAAGCCAAAACCGCTTCCAAAACCCAAACAGACGGCACCCTGGGCACCTTTGCCGGGGTGTTCACCCCCAGCGTTTTAACCATCCTGGGCATTATCCTGTTTCTGCGCCTGGGTTACGTGGTGGGCAACGCCGGCCTGGGGCTGGCCCTGGTCATTATTGCCCTGGCCAATGCCATCTCCGTGTTAACCTCGGTGTCGCTGGCTGCCATTGCCACCAATATGAAGGTCAAGGGCGGGGGAGACTATTACCTGATATCGCGGACCCTGGGCCTGGAATTCGGCGGGGCCATCGGCATTGTGCTGTTTTTGGCCCAGTCGGTCTCCATCGCGTTCTACAGTATCGGATTTGGCGAAGTCCTGGCGGCCTTGGTGCCCTTTTCCATGCCGGGGCTTTCCCAGATGATTGCCGCAGCCGCGGTACTTTTGCTTTTTATATTCGCCTGGCTGGGCGCGGACTGGGCCGCCCGGTTTCAGTTTATCGTCATGGCCATATTGGCAGCAGCCATTTTGTCCTTTTTTGTGGGCGGCGCTCTGCGCTGGGATACCGCCATGCTGGTGAAAAATTTTTCAGCCCCGGCCGATACCCAGCCGTTTTGGATCATATTCGCCATCTTTTTTCCGGCAGTAACCGGGTTTACCCAAGGGGTGAGCATGTCCGGCGATTTAAAGGACCCGGGCAAAAGCCTGCCCAACGGAACCTTTGCGGCCGTGGGGGTCTCCATTGTCATCTATTTCGTGGCGGCCGTGGTATTTGCGGCTTCGCTTCCGGGCGATATTCTGGCAACAGATTACCATGCCATGAAGCGCGTGGCAGCCATTGATGCGCTGGTTTTGGCCGGCGTGATTTCAGCCACCCTTTCCTCGGGCATGGCCTCGTTTATGGGCGCCCCGCGGATTCTGCAATCGCTTTCCGCAGACCGCATATTTCCGTTTTTGCTCCCCTTTGCCAAGGGCGTAGGATCAACGAACAACCCCCGGCGCGGGGTGCTCCTGGCCGGCGGTATCGCGCTTTTCACCATCGCCTTGGGCAACCTGAACCTCATTGCCCCGATTGTATCCATGTTTTTTCTGATCTCCTATGGGCTCTTAAATTATGCGACGTATTTTGAGGCCCGCGCGGCCAGTCCCTCGTTTCGGCCCAAATTCCGCTTCTATGATAAGCGCTTAAGCCTTGCCGGCGGGCTTGCCTGTCTGGGGGCCATGCTGGCCATTGATATTACTGCCGGCATTGTGGCCCTGGCGCTTTTATTCGCCGTGTTTCAGTATATCAGGCGAACCGCCGGTCCGGCCCGGTGGGCGGATAGCCGCAGGTCTTACCGGTTCCAGCAGATCCGGCAGCATCTGCTGGAAGCGGCCGAGGCGCCCGAGCACCCGCGGGACTGGCGGCCCAATCTGCTGGTGTTCTCGGATGACTCTGATCGGCGCAAACCCTTGCTCCGGTTTGCGGACTGGCTGCAGGGGGAGAGCGGGTTTGCAACGGTGGTTCGCATCCTCCAGGGCGAGGGCGGCAAGATGCGCAAGCCGAAGGCCGATGCGAGTGAGGAGTTGGTCAAAGATATTCATGCGGTAGAGGCGGATATGTTCCCCCTGGTGGTAAACGGCCCCAACATCCGGCTGGCGCTTCAATCCCTGGTCCAGTCCTATGGCATCGGTCCGTTGAAGGCAAACACCATGATGACCAACTGGATCGGGCGAAGCGACAATGCGCCGTCCGAATATCGGAGCAAGCGGTTCGGCATCTATTTGAGTACCGCCTTTCGGCAGGGGTTTAATATTCTTTTATTTTCCGCCGGAAAAGATGCATGGCAGAGGCTCCAGGAGATGCCGGCGGAAAAACGGCGGATCGATGTATGGTGGCGGGGCGATGCCACCAGCCGCCTGATGATTCTTTTCGCCTACATGGTTTGTCAGAATAAATCGTGGAGCGGGACCAAGATTCGGGTGCTGGACGTGAGCGCGGATGTGTTTGTCTCCGGTCGGACGGTGGCGGATCTTGAAAAGACCCTTTCCGAGATTCGGATAACCGGGGAACCGGAGATCGTGGCAAGTGCGAATGCCGATGCGGTGGCAGCCTATTCCGAGGACGCCGCCCTGGTCTTTCTGCCGTTCCGGCTGATCCAGGAAGAGCCCAAGGATCCCTTCGGCAATGACCTCTCCGGGCTGCTCTCCCGGCTGCCGGTGACCGTGGCGGTGCTGGCGGCAAAGGATGTGGATCTCTCCGCAGAGCCCGAGGCGGGGCAGGCCGGCGAGATTGCCGAAGCCATGGATAAGCTCGATGATGCCCACAAAAAAGAGAAAGCCGCGGAAAAAGAGGCGGAAAAAGCCTCCCGCGATGCAGAGGCGGCCATCACCGCCTGGCAGCAGGCCATCGAAGAAAGGGAGTCAGAAGAGACCATCCGGCAGTTGAACCAGGAGGTGATGAATGCCAAAAACCGGGCCGTTCAGGCTGGCCGGGAAGCCGCAAAACTGGCCGCCCGGGTGGAGGATTTAACCCGCATGGCCCGTCAGATAGGGGCGGATATTCCGGAAGAGAAAGAAAAAGAGGAATCGGTGGATTAG
- a CDS encoding AbrB/MazE/SpoVT family DNA-binding domain-containing protein produces the protein MYAIKLRKIGNSIGIVLPRETLAKLKVREGETIYLTDARDGFRITPYNEEFEVQMNAAEQIMNEDRDILRELSKK, from the coding sequence ATGTATGCCATAAAGCTAAGAAAAATCGGAAATTCCATTGGGATTGTCCTTCCCAGGGAGACATTGGCCAAGCTCAAGGTCCGTGAAGGGGAAACCATTTATCTGACGGACGCCAGGGACGGTTTCCGGATCACGCCGTATAACGAGGAGTTTGAAGTTCAGATGAATGCGGCAGAGCAGATTATGAATGAAGACCGGGATATTCTTCGGGAATTGTCCAAAAAATGA
- a CDS encoding calcium/sodium antiporter, with the protein MTHLLPYILLLAGFALLIKGADLLVDGASAISRRFGISDLVIGLTVVAFGTSTPELFVNIAASFKGSTGIAIGNVLGSNIANILLVLGLAALIRPLRVTRGTVWREIPFSLLAALALWAVANDNLIDGWAYSDISRSDGLIFLMFFAIFLYYSASIAHVGSSHQAEPLRLNQGAGKSVLLVIAGLIGLTIGGKWIADGAVHMASVFGLSEALVGLTIVAIGTSLPELATSAMAAYKGNVEMAVGNVVGSNIFNVFLVLGISSVIKPLPFQPASNPDIGMVVLASFILFAAMFTGKKQSLDRWEGALLLGIFAAYMTFRILSAIQ; encoded by the coding sequence ATGACCCATTTACTCCCTTACATTTTGCTGCTCGCCGGATTCGCCCTGCTGATCAAGGGGGCGGATCTGCTGGTGGATGGCGCATCCGCCATTTCCCGGAGATTCGGCATCTCGGACCTGGTCATCGGCCTGACCGTTGTGGCATTCGGCACGTCTACGCCCGAATTGTTCGTCAATATCGCGGCCAGTTTCAAGGGCAGCACCGGCATTGCCATCGGCAATGTGCTGGGCAGCAACATTGCCAACATCCTTCTGGTTCTCGGGCTGGCGGCGCTGATTCGTCCCCTTCGGGTGACCCGCGGCACGGTTTGGCGCGAGATCCCGTTCAGCCTGCTGGCGGCCCTGGCCTTGTGGGCCGTAGCCAATGACAACCTGATCGACGGATGGGCGTATTCGGATATTTCCAGATCCGATGGCCTGATTTTTCTCATGTTTTTCGCCATCTTTCTGTATTATTCGGCAAGCATCGCCCATGTCGGCAGCAGCCATCAGGCGGAGCCGCTGCGGCTGAATCAGGGCGCGGGCAAAAGCGTGCTCTTAGTAATCGCCGGGCTGATCGGACTGACAATCGGCGGCAAATGGATTGCCGACGGGGCCGTGCATATGGCATCCGTCTTCGGCTTGAGCGAGGCGCTGGTGGGGCTTACCATTGTGGCCATCGGCACCTCTCTGCCTGAGCTCGCCACATCGGCAATGGCGGCCTACAAAGGCAATGTGGAAATGGCGGTGGGCAATGTGGTGGGCTCAAACATTTTCAACGTTTTTCTTGTCCTGGGGATCAGTTCAGTGATTAAGCCGCTGCCTTTTCAGCCCGCAAGCAACCCGGACATCGGCATGGTCGTGCTGGCCAGCTTTATCCTCTTTGCCGCCATGTTCACCGGGAAAAAGCAGTCTCTGGATCGGTGGGAAGGGGCGCTGCTGCTGGGCATTTTCGCCGCCTATATGACCTTTCGCATATTATCTGCGATACAATAA
- a CDS encoding AarF/ABC1/UbiB kinase family protein, whose translation MAKKLIRSATQRMFRLGGLAGRVGVSMAGNTMANFFRDSDQKDEYRMDTLLKNAQRVTEQLGQLKGVPMKIGQMLSLHDNLFPKEVIRVFKSLQQQAPSVPFEEMLAMIRAELGPAYKHIAHIDKTPLASASIGQVHRVVLTDGREIVLKVQYPGIDEVIRSDLKTLKGILKRVFSMFTRMDMEEIWQELNARLLEELDYENEAANMRRIAEYYQDDDRVIIPEVLDEMTSRHVLGMELVQGISSTAATSEAYREELRSDWGVSLITFAMRGLFEFKFLHADPNLANFAFLENGGIIVYDFGCMKEVPERLCAGYVQLVEAVMNHEYPRIPEILKSMGVHKASGEKVSWEMAKDFADVFQEIIDTRNHFTFGEDADIYSRLISLGHKYVNESMSFIFPKDVIFIDRTFSGHFGNLCHLKARANWRALLIEQLESAGYSIRQPPEQ comes from the coding sequence ATGGCAAAAAAATTGATCCGTTCCGCCACCCAGCGCATGTTTCGGCTGGGCGGGCTGGCGGGGCGTGTGGGGGTGTCCATGGCCGGAAACACCATGGCCAATTTTTTCCGGGATTCGGATCAAAAAGACGAATACCGGATGGATACCCTTTTAAAAAATGCCCAGCGGGTCACCGAGCAGCTTGGCCAGCTAAAAGGGGTGCCCATGAAGATTGGGCAGATGCTGAGCCTCCATGACAATTTGTTTCCCAAAGAAGTGATCCGGGTTTTTAAGAGCCTGCAGCAGCAGGCGCCGTCTGTGCCGTTTGAAGAAATGCTGGCGATGATCCGCGCTGAGCTGGGTCCCGCTTATAAGCATATTGCCCATATTGATAAAACCCCGCTGGCCTCCGCCTCCATCGGCCAGGTGCATCGCGTGGTGTTAACAGACGGCCGCGAAATCGTGCTCAAAGTCCAGTATCCGGGCATTGATGAGGTGATCCGCTCGGATCTGAAAACGCTTAAGGGGATTTTAAAGCGGGTCTTTTCCATGTTTACCCGGATGGATATGGAGGAGATCTGGCAGGAGCTAAATGCCCGGCTGCTTGAGGAGCTCGATTACGAGAACGAAGCCGCCAACATGCGGCGAATTGCGGAATATTACCAGGACGATGACCGGGTCATCATCCCGGAGGTTCTTGATGAAATGACGAGCCGTCATGTGCTGGGCATGGAGCTGGTCCAGGGGATTTCCTCGACCGCGGCCACCAGCGAGGCATACCGCGAAGAGTTAAGAAGCGACTGGGGCGTATCGCTTATCACTTTTGCGATGCGCGGGCTTTTTGAGTTCAAGTTTCTGCATGCCGACCCCAATCTTGCCAATTTTGCATTTCTGGAGAACGGCGGCATTATCGTATATGATTTCGGGTGTATGAAAGAAGTCCCGGAGCGCCTGTGCGCCGGGTACGTGCAGCTGGTTGAAGCGGTGATGAATCATGAGTACCCGCGAATACCGGAAATTCTCAAGTCCATGGGGGTCCATAAAGCTTCGGGCGAGAAGGTTTCCTGGGAGATGGCAAAGGATTTTGCCGACGTGTTCCAGGAAATCATTGATACGCGAAACCATTTTACCTTTGGCGAGGATGCGGACATATATTCCCGGCTTATTTCGCTGGGTCACAAATACGTGAATGAATCCATGTCTTTTATCTTCCCCAAAGATGTCATTTTCATCGACCGGACTTTCTCCGGCCATTTCGGCAATCTCTGCCATTTAAAAGCCCGCGCCAACTGGCGGGCCCTTCTCATCGAACAGCTGGAATCCGCCGGCTATTCCATCCGGCAGCCGCCCGAACAGTGA
- a CDS encoding PAS domain S-box protein, which produces MTFRNKLTTDSSRILVFGDTERCESDIIPVLKNIGYAVHHADASGQIDLSGFEKDPPDLLLFELKAEAFAQDLDRSARIREQIDCPVIFFCDAGQAAEIPSEKMSIPQGYLEIPLSEKQARQMLDMTLYAARLKKNCRIAENARQEAASHYRLLADNLEDVIFKLDMDLNYTYVSPSIKRMRGYAPEEVIGRSFREMATPDSVKRAEAVVAEEMALTKSGAADPHRIHSIEAEVYRKDGSTIWAEAKFSFIRDENNQPIGVIGVNRDITERKQIVSRLMESEEKFRTLAEACPFAIMIYQNDFWVYVNPAAEAISGYPADELYQMRFWEIVHPDYQSLVRNRGSKRQSGQNAPPAYDFKIIHKSGREVWVSLSGSSLMYQGQPAGLITVIDITERKLAEEALRKSEEKYRAVLENIEDGYYEVDLAGNFNFFNDFVCRISGRRPDEIMGMNYREYTDAQNAKRLFHTFHQVYKSGIPSKAFDLEIIPKAGNKRNVEISASLIKNEADEPVGFRGIIRDITERKETEAHQARLEAQLQQAQKMEAIGTLAGGIAHDFNNILQAINGYTQLLLMQKTPDDPDYSKLTQLKNSGERAANLVEQLLTFSRKMEGQRRHVSLNQEIQVVEKLLKQTTPKMIERRTDLDESLWPVYADPVHIEQILLNLGSNAADAMPEGGTLSFETRNIILEENPDEVPGAAPGPYVRLTVSDTGCGMDAGTVQQIFDPFFTTKEVGKGTGLGLASVYGIVKSHGGHILCDSRVNQGTTFKIYLPAASEPVPEPETEQKSAMPEGGAETLLIVDDELPVREAATEILHYFGYQILCAENAEQAIDMYRENLNQVSLVILDLSMPGMGGNQCLRELLTLNPNAKVIISSGYAANGLAKEALASGARGFIGKPYQAADIARKVRAVLDEQADLDS; this is translated from the coding sequence ATGACTTTTAGAAATAAACTGACAACTGATTCATCCAGAATTCTTGTTTTCGGTGATACCGAACGCTGCGAATCCGATATCATTCCCGTTTTAAAAAATATAGGCTATGCCGTTCACCATGCGGATGCATCCGGGCAGATCGATCTCAGCGGATTTGAAAAAGACCCCCCTGACCTGCTGCTGTTTGAGCTGAAGGCCGAAGCATTTGCCCAAGACTTAGACCGATCAGCCCGTATCCGCGAACAAATCGATTGCCCGGTAATCTTTTTCTGCGATGCCGGGCAGGCCGCTGAAATCCCGTCAGAAAAAATGTCCATCCCCCAGGGGTATCTGGAAATCCCGCTTTCCGAAAAACAAGCCCGGCAAATGCTTGACATGACCCTTTATGCGGCCCGGCTGAAAAAAAATTGCCGAATCGCGGAAAATGCCCGCCAAGAAGCGGCATCGCACTACCGTCTGCTGGCCGACAACTTAGAGGACGTGATATTCAAGCTGGATATGGATCTCAATTACACCTATGTCAGCCCCTCAATCAAAAGAATGCGCGGCTATGCACCTGAAGAGGTGATCGGCCGCTCATTCCGGGAGATGGCTACACCCGATTCGGTAAAAAGGGCCGAAGCTGTGGTGGCAGAGGAAATGGCCCTGACAAAATCCGGGGCCGCCGACCCCCACCGCATTCATTCAATCGAAGCTGAAGTTTATCGCAAGGACGGCTCGACGATCTGGGCGGAAGCAAAATTTTCCTTTATCCGGGATGAAAACAATCAACCCATCGGGGTTATCGGCGTAAACCGCGATATTACCGAGCGCAAACAGATCGTTTCCCGCCTGATGGAGAGCGAGGAAAAATTCCGAACCCTGGCTGAGGCCTGCCCCTTTGCCATCATGATCTACCAGAATGACTTCTGGGTGTATGTTAACCCCGCGGCTGAAGCGATTTCCGGATACCCGGCCGATGAGCTCTACCAGATGCGCTTCTGGGAAATTGTCCATCCGGACTACCAATCCCTCGTCAGAAACCGCGGCAGCAAACGGCAGTCCGGGCAGAACGCCCCGCCAGCCTATGATTTCAAAATCATTCACAAATCCGGTAGGGAAGTCTGGGTTTCCCTTTCCGGCAGCAGCCTGATGTATCAGGGCCAGCCGGCGGGGCTCATCACAGTGATCGATATTACCGAGCGTAAACTGGCCGAAGAGGCGCTTCGAAAAAGCGAAGAGAAATACCGCGCGGTGCTTGAAAATATCGAGGATGGTTACTACGAGGTCGATCTGGCCGGCAATTTCAATTTTTTCAATGATTTTGTCTGCCGCATCTCCGGCCGCCGGCCGGATGAAATAATGGGCATGAATTACCGGGAATATACGGATGCCCAAAACGCCAAAAGATTATTCCATACCTTTCACCAGGTTTATAAAAGCGGCATACCCTCCAAAGCATTTGATCTGGAAATCATCCCCAAGGCAGGGAATAAACGAAACGTAGAGATTTCGGCTTCTTTAATCAAAAACGAGGCGGATGAGCCCGTTGGTTTCCGGGGCATCATACGGGATATAACCGAACGTAAGGAAACAGAGGCTCACCAGGCAAGGCTTGAGGCCCAGCTCCAGCAGGCCCAGAAAATGGAGGCCATCGGCACCCTGGCCGGGGGGATAGCCCATGATTTCAACAATATTCTACAGGCTATCAATGGCTATACCCAGCTCCTGCTGATGCAGAAAACGCCGGATGACCCGGATTACAGCAAATTGACCCAGCTTAAAAATTCCGGCGAGCGGGCGGCCAATCTGGTGGAGCAGCTCTTGACCTTCAGCCGCAAAATGGAAGGCCAGCGCCGGCATGTATCATTAAACCAGGAAATTCAGGTGGTGGAAAAACTGTTAAAACAGACCACGCCCAAAATGATCGAGCGCCGGACCGACTTAGATGAGTCCCTCTGGCCGGTTTATGCCGATCCGGTGCATATTGAACAAATCCTCTTAAACCTGGGCAGCAATGCGGCGGATGCCATGCCCGAGGGCGGCACCCTGAGCTTTGAGACCCGTAATATCATATTAGAAGAAAACCCGGATGAAGTGCCGGGCGCAGCGCCCGGCCCCTATGTCCGGCTCACGGTATCCGATACAGGCTGCGGTATGGATGCCGGAACGGTGCAACAGATTTTTGATCCGTTTTTCACTACCAAGGAGGTGGGTAAAGGCACCGGCCTTGGCCTTGCCTCGGTTTACGGCATCGTCAAAAGCCACGGGGGGCACATATTATGCGACAGCCGGGTCAATCAGGGCACAACTTTTAAAATCTATCTGCCCGCTGCATCAGAACCGGTCCCTGAGCCAGAAACCGAACAGAAATCGGCCATGCCCGAAGGCGGCGCCGAAACCCTCCTGATCGTGGATGATGAACTGCCGGTGCGGGAGGCGGCAACCGAAATCCTTCATTATTTCGGATATCAGATCCTTTGCGCCGAAAACGCGGAACAGGCCATTGACATGTACCGGGAAAATCTAAATCAGGTATCTCTGGTGATCTTGGATCTCAGCATGCCGGGCATGGGCGGCAATCAATGCTTACGGGAACTACTGACCTTAAACCCAAACGCCAAAGTGATTATCTCCAGCGGGTATGCGGCCAACGGCCTGGCCAAAGAGGCACTGGCATCCGGCGCCCGCGGTTTCATCGGAAAACCCTATCAGGCAGCAGATATCGCCCGCAAGGTGAGAGCTGTGTTAGATGAACAAGCGGATCTTGACTCATAA
- a CDS encoding acetate uptake transporter: MQDNLANPAPLGLMGFGMTTVLLNIHNAGFFPLGAMVLSMGIFYGGIAQIIAGIFEFRKGNTFGLVAFLSYGHFWLTLVGLVLLPKMGLIDAAPAGFMGWYLFMWGLFTFFMYIGTLKKNRALQTIFLTLVILFWLLAIRDWTGNATIGIIAGYEGIFCGASAIYLAMAEIINEAHGKVLLPIGEAKAVQESEI; the protein is encoded by the coding sequence ATGCAGGACAATTTGGCCAATCCCGCACCGCTCGGCCTGATGGGCTTTGGTATGACTACTGTGCTTTTGAACATTCACAATGCCGGTTTTTTCCCATTGGGCGCGATGGTGCTGTCCATGGGCATTTTTTACGGCGGCATCGCCCAGATTATTGCCGGGATTTTTGAGTTCAGAAAGGGCAACACATTCGGGCTGGTGGCCTTTCTTTCCTACGGCCATTTCTGGCTGACCCTGGTCGGGCTCGTACTGCTGCCGAAAATGGGGCTCATCGATGCGGCGCCGGCCGGATTTATGGGATGGTATCTCTTTATGTGGGGGTTATTCACCTTTTTCATGTATATCGGCACGTTAAAGAAAAACCGGGCGCTTCAGACCATATTTCTGACCCTGGTGATTCTTTTCTGGCTGCTGGCCATCCGGGATTGGACCGGAAACGCGACCATTGGCATTATTGCCGGGTATGAAGGGATTTTTTGCGGGGCCAGCGCGATTTATCTGGCTATGGCCGAGATCATCAATGAGGCCCACGGCAAAGTGCTGCTGCCCATCGGGGAAGCCAAAGCGGTTCAGGAGAGCGAAATATAG